The genomic DNA AGACGCCATGCGAGATCGCGGCCGACGAACTACCGAATGTGGGGGAGTGAAGCCGTCGGGCTGGATGCTGTTTCGCCGGGCCGGCAGGGGGTACGCGGTTGCGGTAGATCACTACCAGCCCAAGGGAGCGTGAATGTTCACTCATCACAAGGATTTGCAATTCGAGGTACGCGTCGATCAACCCGATCCGCGCTTTGCGACGCTGCTGCAGGAGCAGTTCGGCGGCGCGAACAGGGAACTCAAAGCGGCGATGCAGTACTTCACCCAGGCATTCGTACTGCGCGAGAAGAACCCGAAAATGTACGACCTGTTCATGGACATCGCCACCGAGGAACTGAGCCATCTCGAGATGGTCGGTGCCATGATCACGATGCTGCTGGACGGCTTCAATGACGATCTCAAGCAGGCCAACGAGCGCTGCGACTGGATGGCGACGGTCGCCAGTCCGGATGGCCGCGACCAGGCCATTCACCAGGTCGCGATGAATCCGCTGTACTGCGTGCTGACCGGCGGCGGCCCGGACGTCAGCAATGCGGCCGCGATTCCGTGGTCGGGGTCGTATGTCAACGCGAACGGTGATCCGTCGGTCGACCTGCGCAGCAATCTCGCCGCCGAGTCGAGGGCCAAGATCGTCTACGAATACCTCAAGCAGTTCACCGACGATCCGGGGGTGCAGGACACGCTCACGTTCCTGATGACGCGCGAGGTCACCCATTTCCAGCAGTTCACCGCCGCCCTGAACGAGCTGCCGGTCAACTTCCCGCCGGGCACCCTGGCCGGTGACGAGCGTTTCCAGACCCTCGCGTTCAACATGTCCAACGGTCAGGGCGACGTCCGCGGACCGTGGAACGAAGGTCAGGGTCCGTGGCCCGAAGGTATGTCGTGGAACTACGTGAAGTCGCCCACGAAAGACTGGCTGGGCACGTCCCTGCAGAAGAACACCGGGGCCAAGAACAATCCCAGTGGAGAACCCGCGGTGCACTGCGACAAGCCGTTCACCCACGAACAGCA from Mycolicibacterium phocaicum includes the following:
- a CDS encoding manganese catalase family protein, translating into MFTHHKDLQFEVRVDQPDPRFATLLQEQFGGANRELKAAMQYFTQAFVLREKNPKMYDLFMDIATEELSHLEMVGAMITMLLDGFNDDLKQANERCDWMATVASPDGRDQAIHQVAMNPLYCVLTGGGPDVSNAAAIPWSGSYVNANGDPSVDLRSNLAAESRAKIVYEYLKQFTDDPGVQDTLTFLMTREVTHFQQFTAALNELPVNFPPGTLAGDERFQTLAFNMSNGQGDVRGPWNEGQGPWPEGMSWNYVKSPTKDWLGTSLQKNTGAKNNPSGEPAVHCDKPFTHEQHTATT